A window of Acidimicrobiia bacterium contains these coding sequences:
- a CDS encoding WhiB family transcriptional regulator, which yields MEEGAEVSDWQTDALCRGNHSHLFFPPSTFERKDERERREARAKAICQVCPVVGACLEYAVRIREPYGIWGGLTEPDRRSVAQPA from the coding sequence CTGGAGGAAGGAGCTGAGGTGAGTGACTGGCAGACGGATGCCCTGTGCAGGGGCAACCATTCGCACCTGTTTTTCCCGCCCAGTACGTTCGAGCGCAAGGATGAACGCGAGCGGCGAGAGGCTCGGGCCAAGGCGATCTGCCAGGTTTGCCCCGTAGTTGGTGCGTGCCTGGAATATGCCGTTCGTATTCGCGAACCGTACGGCATTTGGGGGGGACTTACCGAGCCCGACCGACGGTCGGTCGCTCAGCCGGCCTGA